From the Desulfovibrio sp. JY genome, one window contains:
- a CDS encoding fumarylacetoacetate hydrolase family protein: MRLVTFSHADGPRLGVRLGDILVDLAIAAPELPRDMKSLLALGDAGLAAAADAADAAPSHAQLRFSAVRLLPPVPHPDKILCVGLNYVDHAIEIDPQSLPEHPVFFGRMATTLIGHDAPLIRPRVSLKLDFEAEVAAIIGIGGRHIPAEAALAHVAGYALFNEGSVRDYQFRSSQWFLGKNFDNTGAFGPELCTTDELPPGAKGLRLSASVNGEIMQEASTADMLFDVATLVASISEAMTLAPGDVIVTGTPSGVGFARTPPVFLKPGDVCEIELEGYGVLRNPVAAEAA, from the coding sequence ATGCGTCTTGTCACCTTTTCCCATGCCGACGGTCCGCGCCTCGGGGTACGGCTGGGCGATATCCTTGTCGATCTGGCCATTGCCGCCCCGGAACTGCCCCGGGATATGAAGTCCCTGCTGGCCCTGGGCGATGCCGGGCTTGCCGCCGCCGCCGACGCCGCGGACGCCGCGCCGTCCCATGCGCAACTTCGGTTTTCCGCCGTTCGCCTGCTGCCGCCGGTGCCGCATCCGGACAAGATCCTGTGCGTCGGGCTCAATTACGTGGACCACGCCATCGAGATCGACCCCCAAAGCCTGCCCGAGCACCCGGTCTTCTTCGGACGCATGGCCACGACCCTCATCGGCCACGACGCGCCCCTGATACGGCCAAGGGTATCCCTAAAACTCGATTTCGAGGCCGAAGTGGCCGCGATCATCGGCATCGGCGGGCGGCACATCCCGGCCGAGGCCGCTTTGGCCCACGTGGCCGGATACGCCCTTTTCAACGAGGGTTCCGTCCGCGACTACCAGTTTCGCTCCAGCCAGTGGTTTTTGGGCAAGAATTTCGACAATACAGGCGCATTCGGCCCCGAACTGTGCACCACCGACGAGCTGCCCCCCGGGGCGAAGGGCCTGCGCCTGTCGGCGTCGGTCAACGGCGAGATCATGCAGGAAGCGTCCACGGCGGACATGCTGTTCGACGTGGCCACGCTGGTGGCCTCGATTTCCGAAGCCATGACCCTGGCTCCGGGCGACGTCATCGTCACCGGCACGCCGTCCGGGGTCGGCTTTGCCCGCACCCCGCCCGTCTTCCTCAAACCCGGAGACGTCTGCGAAATCGAACTCGAAGGCTACGGCGTGCTGCGAAACCCCGTCGCCGCTGAGGCTGCCTGA
- the sppA gene encoding signal peptide peptidase SppA has protein sequence MPSTSQSFASRRPGLFGLAIAVAAVILVLGIAAACGVFGHDAEGDSLFGAAEPRIGVVRIEGPIIDAEEVVAFIRKLRDDKSVKGVVLRVNSPGGAFGPSQEMYMAVKKLGAVKPVVASFSAVAASGGYYAACPAGRIFANPGTITGSIGVMTQFANVRDLLQKLGIDFESLTTGKLKDAGSPFKPLTDDQRAYLRGLIDDLNKQFSGDVAKQRKLAKDAIAAIADGRAMTGARAMELGLVDELGGQEEAVDYLKKETGLTGDVPLLKGPKKKTNLLEKLSSSLSLPDLRGMALLTVLSELSSAQSLPQGR, from the coding sequence ATGCCCAGCACTAGCCAATCCTTTGCCTCACGCCGCCCGGGCCTCTTCGGGCTGGCCATAGCCGTGGCGGCCGTGATCCTTGTTTTGGGGATCGCGGCCGCTTGCGGCGTCTTTGGCCATGACGCGGAAGGCGACAGCCTTTTCGGCGCGGCCGAGCCACGCATCGGCGTGGTGCGCATCGAAGGCCCCATCATCGACGCCGAGGAGGTGGTGGCCTTTATCCGCAAGCTGCGCGACGACAAATCGGTCAAAGGCGTGGTGCTGCGCGTCAATTCCCCGGGAGGGGCTTTCGGCCCGTCCCAGGAAATGTACATGGCGGTCAAAAAGCTGGGCGCGGTCAAGCCCGTCGTGGCCTCTTTCTCCGCTGTCGCCGCCTCGGGCGGCTACTACGCCGCCTGCCCGGCCGGGCGCATCTTCGCCAATCCGGGCACCATCACCGGCAGCATCGGGGTCATGACCCAGTTCGCCAACGTGCGCGATCTGCTGCAGAAACTCGGCATCGACTTCGAATCCCTGACCACGGGGAAGCTCAAGGACGCCGGCAGCCCCTTCAAACCCCTGACCGACGACCAGCGCGCCTATCTTAGGGGCCTGATCGACGACCTCAACAAGCAGTTTTCCGGCGATGTGGCCAAACAGCGCAAGCTGGCCAAAGACGCCATCGCGGCCATTGCCGACGGCCGGGCCATGACCGGCGCGCGCGCCATGGAACTCGGCCTTGTCGACGAGCTCGGCGGCCAGGAAGAGGCCGTGGATTACCTGAAAAAGGAAACCGGCCTGACCGGCGACGTTCCCCTGCTCAAGGGCCCCAAGAAAAAGACCAACCTGCTGGAAAAGCTCTCGTCCTCGCTGTCCCTGCCCGATCTTCGCGGCATGGCCCTTTTGACCGTGCTTTCGGAGCTTTCAAGCGCCCAGTCCCTGCCCCAGGGGCGCTGA
- a CDS encoding 30S ribosomal protein S1, with product MDKTPEMNANPNSEMEVNFEDALENYLNEDFGDLEEGSITQGVVVRIGKEHVLVDVNFKSEGQIPVSEFQDAAGELEVAVGDQIDVYVVSKNESEGTIYLSRERAKRMQLFDKLEEIQEKDDVISGRIVRRIKGGYTVDLGGVEAFLPGSHVDLRPVPDMDALVGQEFEFRVLKINRRRSNVIVSRRVLLEERRDSMRKDLLKTLEEGQVVTGRVKNITEYGVFVDLGGLDGLMHITDMSWKRIKHPKELVHLGDELQLKVLSFDQEKQKVSLGMKQLVSDPWENIAGKYPEGTRLTGKVTNLVDYGAFVELEAGVEGLVHISEMSWTRKLRHPSQMVHVGDEVEVVVLSVDPEKKRISLGMKQVRPNPWDIVAEKYPEGTILEGSVKNITEFGIFIGIEDGIDGLIHVSDISWTKKVRHPGEMFKSGDIVMAKVLTVDKENEKFTLGIKQLSEDPWTRVPDTYPVGAMVKGTVTNITDFGLFVEVEEGIEGLVHVSEISRKKVKTPAELYKEGDEIEAKVIHVSADERRLGLSIKSIKDEEDKRKAKEFRTAGPSDTGSNLGELLRQKLEEDAQH from the coding sequence ATGGACAAAACCCCGGAAATGAATGCTAACCCTAACTCGGAAATGGAAGTCAACTTCGAGGACGCTCTCGAAAATTACCTCAATGAGGATTTCGGCGACCTGGAAGAAGGTTCCATCACCCAGGGCGTCGTGGTGCGTATCGGTAAGGAGCACGTCCTCGTCGACGTGAACTTCAAGTCCGAAGGCCAGATCCCCGTCAGTGAATTCCAAGACGCCGCCGGCGAACTCGAAGTGGCCGTCGGCGACCAGATCGACGTCTACGTCGTCTCCAAGAACGAATCCGAAGGCACCATCTACTTGTCCCGCGAACGGGCCAAGCGGATGCAGCTTTTTGATAAGCTCGAGGAAATCCAGGAAAAAGATGATGTCATCAGCGGTCGGATCGTGCGCCGCATCAAGGGCGGCTACACCGTCGACCTTGGTGGCGTCGAAGCGTTCCTGCCCGGCTCCCACGTCGACCTGCGGCCCGTGCCCGACATGGACGCCCTGGTCGGCCAGGAGTTCGAATTCCGCGTTCTGAAGATCAACCGCCGCCGCAGCAACGTCATCGTTTCGCGGCGCGTGCTGCTCGAAGAACGTCGCGATTCCATGCGCAAGGATCTGCTCAAGACCCTCGAGGAAGGCCAGGTCGTCACCGGCCGCGTGAAAAACATCACCGAGTACGGCGTGTTCGTCGACCTCGGTGGCCTCGACGGGCTCATGCACATCACCGATATGTCCTGGAAGCGCATCAAGCACCCCAAGGAGCTTGTGCACCTCGGCGACGAACTGCAATTGAAGGTCCTGTCCTTCGACCAGGAGAAGCAGAAAGTTTCTCTCGGCATGAAGCAGCTCGTGTCCGACCCCTGGGAAAACATTGCCGGCAAGTACCCCGAAGGTACCCGCCTTACCGGCAAGGTCACCAACCTGGTCGACTACGGCGCTTTCGTCGAACTCGAGGCCGGCGTCGAGGGTCTGGTCCACATCTCCGAGATGTCCTGGACCCGCAAGCTGCGCCACCCGAGCCAGATGGTCCACGTCGGCGACGAAGTCGAAGTTGTGGTCCTTTCCGTCGATCCCGAGAAGAAGCGCATCTCGCTCGGCATGAAGCAGGTGCGGCCCAACCCCTGGGATATCGTGGCCGAGAAGTACCCCGAGGGCACCATCCTTGAGGGTTCGGTGAAAAACATCACCGAATTCGGCATCTTCATCGGCATCGAGGACGGCATCGACGGCCTGATCCACGTTTCCGACATCTCCTGGACCAAGAAAGTCCGCCACCCCGGCGAGATGTTCAAGTCCGGCGATATCGTCATGGCCAAGGTCCTGACCGTGGACAAGGAAAACGAGAAGTTCACCCTCGGCATCAAGCAGCTGTCCGAAGATCCCTGGACCCGCGTGCCCGACACCTACCCGGTCGGCGCCATGGTCAAGGGCACGGTGACCAATATCACCGACTTCGGCCTGTTCGTCGAGGTCGAGGAAGGCATCGAAGGCCTGGTCCACGTCTCGGAGATCAGCCGCAAGAAGGTCAAGACCCCGGCCGAGTTGTACAAGGAAGGGGACGAGATCGAAGCCAAGGTCATCCACGTCAGCGCTGACGAACGCCGCCTGGGCCTGTCCATCAAGTCCATCAAGGACGAGGAGGACAAGCGCAAGGCCAAGGAGTTCCGCACCGCCGGCCCGTCCGACACGGGCAGCAACCTCGGTGAACTGCTCCGCCAGAAGTTGGAAGAGGATGCCCAGCACTAG
- the rimO gene encoding 30S ribosomal protein S12 methylthiotransferase RimO: protein MAHTYKVHAVSLGCPKNRVDTETALGALPFRTAMVDDPAAADLIVVNTCAFIAPAVEESVAVILELADTIRELSPKPKLAVMGCLPARFDDTLRRDLPEVDIWGLPSELDLIPGRLASELGAETAAPAGRQSSTPPSYAYLKIAEGCDHACRYCTIPAIRGKLASRPIDGLITEARGLIDQGAKELVLVAQDVTAYGRDLGMKEGLKALLEKLLPLPGLSWLRLLYLYPSGVTDSLLSFLAGAGRPFVPYFDIPFQHVHPEMLAAMARPKAADADTVIARVRKHFPDAALRSTFIVGLPGEKKAHFEALLAFVERTRLMHVGVFPYHREDGTPAATMPGQVRRDVKERRVGAIMAAQKEISAELLEQYAGSEQEVLVDAVHGEWPGLHIGRCWFQAPEIDGVTYVSGPGVAPGAMVTATIEETKDYDLVALS from the coding sequence ATGGCCCACACATACAAGGTTCACGCCGTAAGCCTTGGTTGTCCCAAGAACCGCGTGGACACCGAGACGGCCTTGGGCGCCCTGCCCTTTCGCACGGCCATGGTCGACGACCCGGCCGCCGCCGACCTGATCGTGGTCAACACCTGCGCCTTCATCGCCCCGGCGGTGGAGGAATCCGTGGCCGTCATCCTGGAGCTTGCCGATACCATCCGCGAGCTTTCCCCGAAGCCCAAACTCGCGGTCATGGGCTGCCTGCCGGCCCGGTTCGACGATACGCTACGGCGCGATCTCCCCGAGGTGGACATCTGGGGACTGCCAAGCGAACTCGACCTGATCCCAGGCCGCCTGGCCAGCGAGCTCGGGGCCGAGACCGCCGCGCCGGCCGGACGCCAAAGCAGCACCCCGCCGTCCTACGCCTATCTCAAGATCGCCGAGGGCTGCGACCACGCCTGCCGCTACTGCACCATCCCCGCCATCCGGGGCAAACTGGCCAGCCGGCCCATCGACGGGCTTATTACCGAGGCCAGGGGGCTCATCGACCAGGGGGCCAAGGAGCTGGTGCTGGTGGCCCAGGACGTGACCGCCTACGGGCGCGACCTCGGCATGAAGGAAGGCCTCAAGGCGCTTTTGGAAAAGCTCCTGCCGCTGCCCGGGCTTTCCTGGCTGCGCCTGCTCTACCTTTACCCGTCCGGCGTGACCGATTCCCTGCTCTCTTTCCTGGCCGGCGCGGGGCGGCCGTTCGTGCCCTATTTCGACATTCCCTTCCAGCACGTCCACCCGGAGATGCTGGCCGCCATGGCCCGGCCCAAGGCGGCGGACGCGGACACGGTTATCGCCCGCGTGCGCAAGCACTTTCCGGACGCCGCCCTGCGTTCCACCTTCATCGTGGGGCTGCCGGGCGAAAAAAAGGCCCATTTCGAGGCCCTGCTCGCGTTTGTCGAGCGCACGCGGCTCATGCACGTGGGCGTCTTCCCCTACCACCGCGAGGACGGCACCCCGGCAGCGACCATGCCGGGGCAGGTACGCCGGGACGTCAAGGAACGCCGCGTGGGTGCGATCATGGCCGCCCAAAAGGAAATCAGCGCCGAACTCCTGGAACAATACGCCGGCAGCGAGCAGGAAGTGCTTGTGGACGCGGTCCACGGCGAATGGCCCGGGCTGCACATCGGCCGCTGCTGGTTCCAGGCCCCGGAGATCGACGGGGTAACGTACGTCAGCGGCCCCGGCGTCGCGCCCGGAGCCATGGTCACCGCCACCATCGAGGAAACCAAGGACTACGACTTGGTGGCGCTGAGCTAG
- a CDS encoding PAS domain-containing protein, which translates to MSTDPELPPRLCLFGDGRQLLDCFELVRQAGVRGPGSAFDGMELAAAPADGDATPAGQARELGIGWSDDVMVLLQSASPGLLVLVTDGATLPCALPGGWRILSPDDARLLFTVASRAAAVQACRPDMARARRLLANLFDNMDDEIALLAPDGTLLDANANLSRRLERPREELVGLPAREAFPDFPDLDAPGEAGAPSVHAALAAGRKASRDGSRVDRRGRLRYFRTAFYPVPGPAGRPDHVAVLRRDITHDVFLERRLQKSERLAAIGELSMFISHEIRNPLFAIAGFANALLRAKDLGEASREKASIILSESRRLDEILKDIINFARPTVSRPGEVDLADVARRTMALMRHALESQGIAVTLDLSPDAPVARGDPETMTQCLVNCLKNAMEAMPDGGHVTVSTELRDGRARLSVSDDGPGIAPDILPRVFNPFFTTRDKRAGLGLAMTKKILEDLGGSVELESVLGKGTTVALSLPPYLELSPEEV; encoded by the coding sequence ATGAGCACCGACCCCGAACTGCCGCCACGCCTTTGTCTTTTTGGCGACGGCCGACAACTTCTCGATTGTTTCGAACTGGTCCGGCAGGCGGGCGTGCGCGGTCCGGGCAGCGCCTTCGACGGCATGGAGCTTGCCGCCGCCCCGGCCGACGGCGACGCGACCCCGGCCGGACAGGCCCGGGAACTGGGCATCGGCTGGAGCGACGACGTCATGGTCCTGCTCCAAAGCGCGTCGCCGGGGCTGCTCGTGCTTGTCACCGACGGCGCGACCCTGCCGTGTGCGCTGCCGGGCGGCTGGCGCATCCTGTCGCCCGACGATGCCCGTCTGCTTTTTACCGTGGCCTCGCGCGCCGCCGCCGTCCAGGCCTGCCGGCCGGACATGGCCCGGGCCAGACGCCTGCTGGCCAACCTCTTCGACAATATGGACGACGAGATCGCGCTGCTCGCCCCGGATGGGACGCTCCTCGACGCCAACGCGAATCTGTCCAGACGGTTGGAGCGGCCCCGGGAGGAACTCGTCGGCCTGCCGGCGCGGGAGGCTTTTCCGGATTTTCCGGACCTGGACGCTCCCGGGGAGGCGGGCGCGCCTTCTGTCCATGCCGCCCTGGCCGCCGGGCGCAAGGCCAGCCGTGACGGCTCGCGGGTCGACCGGCGGGGACGGTTGCGTTATTTCCGCACCGCGTTCTACCCGGTGCCCGGCCCCGCCGGTCGACCGGACCATGTGGCCGTGCTGCGCCGCGACATCACCCACGATGTCTTTCTGGAGCGCCGGCTGCAAAAATCCGAGCGTCTGGCCGCCATCGGCGAACTGTCCATGTTTATCTCCCACGAGATCCGAAATCCGCTTTTCGCCATTGCCGGCTTTGCCAACGCCCTGCTGCGGGCCAAGGACCTGGGCGAGGCCAGCCGTGAAAAGGCCTCCATCATCCTGTCCGAATCCCGCCGCCTGGACGAAATTTTGAAGGACATCATCAATTTCGCCCGCCCGACCGTGTCCAGGCCCGGCGAGGTCGACCTGGCCGATGTGGCCCGGCGCACCATGGCGCTCATGCGCCACGCCCTGGAAAGCCAGGGCATCGCCGTCACCCTCGACCTGTCCCCGGATGCCCCGGTAGCCCGGGGCGATCCCGAAACCATGACCCAATGCCTGGTCAATTGCCTCAAGAACGCCATGGAGGCCATGCCGGACGGCGGGCATGTCACGGTGTCCACGGAGCTGCGCGACGGCCGCGCCCGACTGTCCGTCTCCGACGACGGACCCGGCATCGCCCCGGATATCCTGCCCCGGGTGTTCAACCCCTTTTTCACCACCCGGGACAAACGCGCCGGCCTGGGGCTCGCCATGACAAAAAAGATACTGGAAGACCTGGGCGGCAGCGTGGAACTGGAAAGCGTCCTGGGGAAAGGCACCACAGTGGCCCTTTCCCTGCCCCCATACCTGGAACTGTCCCCCGAGGAGGTTTGA
- a CDS encoding XTP/dITP diphosphatase, with protein sequence MDRLVPAAPTQVVLATRNKGKIKELNALLAPLGVRVIGLDAFPDIGEIPETGETFLDNARIKADAVCRATGLVSLADDSGLCVDALSGAPGVHSARFSGEHANDAANNAKLLAAMAHVPERDRTCRFVSVVVAACPDGRELTAEGTWEGRVLAAPAGNGGFGYDPLFFDPTLGKAAAELTPEEKNARSHRGKALARLVAAWPGFWGEK encoded by the coding sequence ATGGACAGGCTCGTCCCGGCCGCGCCGACCCAAGTGGTGCTGGCCACCCGCAACAAGGGAAAAATCAAGGAATTAAACGCGCTGCTCGCCCCGCTTGGCGTGCGCGTCATCGGGCTCGATGCCTTTCCGGACATCGGCGAGATCCCCGAGACCGGGGAGACGTTTCTGGACAACGCCCGGATCAAGGCGGACGCCGTGTGCCGGGCCACCGGCCTCGTCAGCCTGGCCGACGATTCGGGGCTGTGCGTGGACGCGCTTTCCGGCGCGCCGGGCGTGCACTCGGCCCGCTTTTCCGGCGAACACGCAAACGACGCCGCCAACAACGCCAAGTTGCTCGCCGCCATGGCCCATGTGCCCGAACGCGACCGGACCTGCCGCTTCGTTTCCGTGGTCGTTGCCGCCTGCCCCGACGGCCGGGAGCTGACGGCCGAAGGGACCTGGGAAGGCCGCGTTCTCGCCGCCCCGGCCGGGAACGGCGGCTTTGGCTACGATCCGCTCTTTTTCGACCCCACCCTCGGCAAAGCCGCGGCCGAGCTCACGCCCGAAGAGAAAAACGCCCGCAGCCATCGCGGCAAGGCCCTGGCCAGACTGGTCGCGGCCTGGCCGGGATTTTGGGGAGAGAAGTAA
- a CDS encoding SH3 domain-containing protein has protein sequence MKAKIANTLGLLLLLTVLGVGCSVSIDLTPPPPAGYVRVVGADSVNVRICPSPGCDVRTVVYRGQAVRVYEYQSGWARIVVSDSGVPGWMDARYLRMP, from the coding sequence ATGAAAGCGAAAATTGCAAACACCTTGGGGCTGCTGCTGTTGCTGACGGTCCTTGGCGTGGGATGCAGCGTCTCCATCGACCTGACGCCGCCGCCGCCGGCCGGGTACGTGCGCGTGGTCGGCGCGGACTCGGTCAATGTACGGATTTGCCCGTCGCCGGGCTGCGATGTGCGGACCGTGGTCTACCGTGGCCAGGCCGTGCGGGTCTATGAATATCAAAGCGGCTGGGCGCGCATCGTGGTGTCGGATTCCGGCGTTCCCGGCTGGATGGACGCCCGCTACCTGCGCATGCCGTAG
- a CDS encoding MBL fold metallo-hydrolase yields the protein MKLTVVVDNNTLIDHYLLGEPGFSLLLHDGGRQVLFDCGYSDVLCQNAARLGIDLGELDVVALSHGHLDHTWGLAHLLSLFNDRACEGRIGSRPLLVAHPEAFLPKRVSGMFIGSMVSEAALGDHFTMRLTREPLRLTDWLFFLGEIPRRIPFEAPTPLGVRVTPKGAVPDLLPDDSALAYLGEKGLVIITGCAHAGICNIVAHAREVTGERRVSAIIGGLHLHDAAPDRIDAVAAWLAEAGVAALYPCHCTGFAATLALSRVLPVNAVGVGLSLIFE from the coding sequence ATGAAGCTGACCGTCGTTGTGGACAACAATACACTGATCGATCATTATCTGCTCGGTGAACCCGGGTTTTCCCTGCTGTTGCATGACGGCGGCCGGCAGGTGCTGTTCGATTGCGGCTATTCCGACGTGCTGTGCCAAAACGCCGCCCGGCTCGGCATCGATCTGGGCGAGCTCGACGTGGTCGCCCTGTCCCATGGCCACCTGGACCACACCTGGGGCCTGGCCCATCTGCTTTCCCTTTTCAACGACCGCGCCTGCGAGGGCCGTATCGGCTCGCGCCCCTTGCTCGTGGCCCACCCCGAGGCCTTTTTGCCCAAACGCGTCAGCGGCATGTTCATCGGCTCCATGGTGTCCGAGGCCGCCCTGGGCGACCATTTCACCATGCGCCTGACCCGCGAGCCCCTGCGCCTGACGGATTGGCTCTTTTTCCTGGGCGAGATTCCCCGCCGCATCCCCTTCGAAGCGCCGACGCCCCTTGGCGTGCGCGTAACGCCCAAGGGCGCGGTCCCGGACCTGCTTCCGGACGATTCCGCCCTGGCCTATCTTGGGGAAAAAGGCCTCGTCATCATCACCGGCTGCGCCCATGCCGGCATCTGCAACATAGTCGCCCACGCCCGGGAAGTGACCGGCGAACGGCGCGTGTCCGCCATCATCGGCGGCCTGCACCTGCACGACGCCGCACCCGACCGCATCGATGCCGTGGCCGCCTGGCTGGCCGAGGCCGGCGTTGCCGCGCTCTACCCCTGCCACTGCACCGGATTCGCCGCCACCCTGGCCTTAAGCAGGGTCCTGCCCGTAAACGCGGTCGGCGTGGGCTTATCTCTTATTTTCGAGTAA